In Amycolatopsis coloradensis, one genomic interval encodes:
- a CDS encoding pyridoxamine 5'-phosphate oxidase family protein encodes MSSFVMTAEEREAFLSEVHIGVLAVEREGRAPLAVPVWYDYEPGGELLIWMDGGSVKDKAIKKAGRLSLVAQSETLPYKYVTAEGPVIANDAPPTREQALKIAHRYLPEDEGTKYVDGALGDNSVLVRVRPEKWLSNDQGKA; translated from the coding sequence ATGTCGTCATTCGTCATGACCGCCGAAGAACGGGAAGCCTTCCTGAGCGAGGTCCACATCGGGGTCTTGGCCGTGGAACGGGAAGGCCGGGCGCCGCTGGCCGTGCCGGTCTGGTACGACTACGAGCCAGGCGGAGAGCTCCTGATCTGGATGGACGGCGGCTCGGTCAAGGACAAGGCGATCAAGAAGGCGGGCAGGCTCAGCCTGGTCGCGCAGTCGGAGACGCTGCCGTACAAGTACGTGACGGCCGAGGGTCCGGTCATCGCGAACGACGCGCCGCCGACCAGGGAGCAGGCGCTGAAGATCGCGCACCGCTACCTGCCTGAGGACGAGGGCACGAAGTACGTCGACGGCGCGCTCGGCGACAACTCCGTGCTGGTCCGCGTCCGGCCGGAGAAGTGGCTGAGCAACGACCAGGGCAAGGCCTGA
- a CDS encoding PHP domain-containing protein, which translates to MEPAQALREIAFRLERAGEPTYRVRAFRQAASVIAKVKPDDLRKRAEAGTLTALPNIGKATAAVVEDVLAGRRPAYFEKLGEPKLPDGGPMRAALRGDCHTHSDWSDGGSPIEEMAEAARALGHEWMVLTDHSPRLTVANGLSPERLRRQMDVVAELNETMAPFRILHGIEVDILLDGTLDQEEGLLEQLDFVVASVHSKLRMPAKEMTPRMIAAVRHPRVRVLGHCTGRLVMGGRGKRPESEFDAEAVFTACRDNGVAVEINSRPERRDPPTRLLNLAVDLGCDFAIDSDAHAPGQLDWLVYGCARATELGIEPDRVINTRTAEDLLAS; encoded by the coding sequence ATGGAACCGGCGCAGGCGTTGAGGGAGATCGCGTTCCGGCTGGAGCGCGCGGGCGAGCCGACCTACCGGGTGCGGGCGTTCCGGCAAGCGGCTTCGGTGATCGCCAAGGTCAAGCCCGACGACCTGCGCAAACGCGCCGAGGCGGGCACGCTGACCGCGTTGCCGAATATCGGCAAGGCGACCGCGGCCGTCGTCGAAGACGTCCTCGCCGGACGCCGTCCCGCGTATTTCGAGAAGCTCGGCGAGCCGAAGCTGCCCGACGGCGGCCCGATGCGGGCGGCGTTGCGCGGCGACTGCCACACCCATTCGGACTGGTCCGACGGCGGAAGCCCGATCGAGGAGATGGCGGAGGCCGCCCGCGCGCTCGGCCACGAATGGATGGTGCTGACGGATCACTCACCGCGGCTCACCGTCGCCAACGGACTTTCGCCGGAACGGCTGCGGCGGCAGATGGACGTCGTCGCGGAACTGAACGAGACGATGGCGCCGTTCCGGATCCTGCACGGTATCGAGGTCGACATCCTCCTCGACGGCACGCTGGACCAGGAGGAAGGACTGCTGGAACAGCTGGACTTCGTCGTCGCGAGCGTGCACTCGAAACTGCGGATGCCCGCGAAGGAGATGACGCCGAGGATGATCGCCGCGGTGCGGCATCCGCGGGTTCGCGTGCTCGGTCACTGCACTGGGCGGTTGGTGATGGGAGGCCGTGGAAAGCGGCCGGAGTCGGAGTTCGACGCGGAGGCGGTGTTCACCGCGTGCCGTGACAACGGGGTCGCCGTCGAGATCAACTCGCGTCCCGAGCGCCGTGACCCGCCGACGCGCTTGCTGAACCTGGCCGTGGACCTGGGTTGCGACTTCGCGATCGACAGCGACGCGCACGCGCCGGGGCAGCTGGACTGGCTGGTCTACGGTTGCGCGCGGGCCACCGAGCTGGGGATCGAGCCGGACCGGGTGATCAACACGCGGACCGCGGAGGACCTGCTGGCGTCGTGA
- a CDS encoding metallophosphoesterase, with amino-acid sequence MRLLLIADTHLPQRAKVLPAQVWREVEAADVVIHAGDWVEVALLDELEDRSKRLIGVYGNNDGADLRARLPEIARADLDGVRLAVIHETGGKQGRERRCDEQFPDTDVLVFGHSHIPWDTVTPKGLRLLNPGSPTDRRRQPFCTYQTAEIRDGELHDVALHELPPRR; translated from the coding sequence ATGCGCTTGTTGCTCATCGCCGACACGCATCTGCCTCAGCGCGCGAAGGTGCTGCCGGCTCAAGTCTGGCGCGAGGTCGAGGCGGCGGACGTCGTCATCCACGCCGGTGACTGGGTCGAGGTCGCCCTGCTCGACGAACTCGAGGACCGGAGCAAGCGGCTCATCGGGGTCTACGGCAACAACGACGGCGCGGACCTGCGGGCGCGGCTCCCCGAGATCGCGCGGGCGGACCTCGACGGCGTCCGCCTGGCGGTCATCCACGAAACCGGCGGTAAGCAGGGGCGTGAGCGCCGCTGTGACGAACAGTTCCCGGACACCGACGTCCTCGTGTTCGGGCACAGCCACATCCCCTGGGACACGGTCACACCGAAGGGGTTGCGCCTGCTGAACCCCGGCTCGCCGACCGACCGGCGGCGTCAGCCGTTCTGCACCTATCAGACCGCCGAGATCCGCGACGGCGAGCTGCACGACGTGGCTCTTCATGAGCTGCCGCCTCGCCGCTGA
- a CDS encoding GntR family transcriptional regulator — protein sequence MPSTFSLPASRTEVVLEEIRRGILTRELKPGQPLVEAELAARLGVSKTPVREALKVLSNTGLVTFSPYKGASVCVVDAELAKSVYDVRMVLEPEAVRRSVERRSPELFEDAAEALKEASAAISAKDQAALSLLNRRFHRALYSGCGNPLMVSMLDDLKDRAALISVVGWAANPSWRGEWAEHKAVLAAAKKGDADGAAGLLRAHIGDFLDRILETIGDE from the coding sequence ATGCCTTCGACCTTCAGCCTGCCCGCTTCACGGACCGAAGTGGTGCTCGAAGAGATCCGCCGCGGCATCCTCACCAGGGAGCTGAAGCCCGGCCAGCCACTGGTCGAAGCCGAACTCGCGGCCCGGCTCGGGGTGTCGAAGACACCGGTCCGTGAGGCGCTCAAGGTGCTGTCGAACACGGGACTGGTGACCTTCAGCCCGTACAAGGGCGCTTCGGTGTGCGTGGTCGACGCGGAGCTGGCGAAGTCCGTCTACGACGTTCGCATGGTGCTGGAGCCCGAGGCCGTGCGCCGGTCGGTCGAACGCCGCTCGCCGGAACTGTTCGAAGACGCCGCGGAGGCGTTGAAGGAGGCGTCGGCGGCGATCTCGGCCAAGGATCAGGCGGCGCTCAGCCTGCTCAACCGCCGGTTCCACCGCGCGCTCTACAGCGGCTGCGGCAATCCGCTGATGGTCTCGATGCTGGACGACCTCAAGGACCGCGCGGCGCTGATCAGCGTGGTCGGCTGGGCGGCGAATCCCAGCTGGCGCGGGGAATGGGCCGAGCACAAGGCGGTGCTGGCGGCGGCGAAGAAAGGTGACGCCGACGGCGCGGCGGGGCTGCTGCGCGCCCACATCGGCGACTTCCTGGACCGGATCCTCGAGACCATCGGCGACGAATGA
- the araD gene encoding L-arabinonate dehydratase, translating into MRNPEALRSHRWFGGDELRGFSHRARSRQLGYNPEEHLGKPVIAILNTWSDINPCHMHLRERAEQVKRGVWQAGGFPLEFPVATLSETFQKPTPMLYRNLLSLETEEILRSYPVDGAVLMGGCDKTTPALLMGATSAGLPAIFVPAGPMLRGHWRNEVLGSGTDMWKYWDDKRAGLIGHEELSELERGLARSPGTCMTMGTASTMMSVAEVLGLTLPGAASIPAVDSAHHRMAAASGARVVEMVWEDLTVTKILDERAYADAITTVLALGGSTNAVIHLIAMAGRARIPLSVDDFDAIARRVPVLANIRPGGDWLMEDFYYAGGLPGLLSRLTDLLCTDRVTVTGRTLGENLASAQVHDDDVIRTRDNPVAAEGGVAVLRGNLAPSGAVIKHIAADPRLLVHTGPAVVFDDYEDLKNRVNDPSLGITEDSVLVLRGSGPLGGPGMPEYGMLPLPDHLLAKGVRDMVRVSDARMSGTSYGACVLHVAPESHVGGPLALVRDGDRITLDVPSRQLSLDVDDAELQRRRARWNPPAPRYERGYGALYAEHITQADEGCDFDFLARVGENPEPDAR; encoded by the coding sequence ATGAGGAACCCTGAGGCACTCCGAAGCCACCGCTGGTTCGGCGGCGACGAACTACGCGGTTTCAGCCACCGGGCCCGGAGCAGGCAACTCGGCTACAACCCGGAGGAGCACCTCGGGAAACCCGTCATCGCGATCCTCAACACCTGGAGCGACATCAACCCCTGCCACATGCATCTGCGAGAGCGGGCGGAACAGGTCAAACGCGGGGTGTGGCAGGCGGGCGGCTTCCCGCTGGAGTTCCCGGTCGCGACCCTGTCGGAGACCTTCCAGAAGCCGACACCCATGCTCTACCGGAACCTGCTTTCGCTGGAGACCGAAGAGATCCTGCGGTCCTACCCCGTCGACGGAGCGGTCCTCATGGGCGGCTGCGACAAGACGACACCGGCGTTGCTGATGGGCGCGACGAGCGCGGGACTGCCCGCGATCTTCGTCCCCGCCGGCCCGATGTTGCGCGGGCATTGGCGGAACGAAGTGCTCGGCAGCGGCACCGACATGTGGAAGTACTGGGACGACAAGCGGGCCGGGCTGATCGGCCACGAGGAACTGTCCGAATTGGAGCGTGGGCTGGCCCGTTCTCCCGGAACCTGTATGACGATGGGGACCGCGTCCACCATGATGTCGGTCGCGGAGGTGCTCGGCCTGACCTTGCCCGGCGCCGCGTCGATCCCCGCCGTCGACTCGGCGCACCACCGGATGGCCGCGGCGAGCGGAGCGCGTGTCGTCGAGATGGTGTGGGAGGACCTCACCGTCACGAAGATCCTCGACGAGCGCGCGTACGCCGACGCGATCACCACCGTGCTGGCGCTCGGCGGCTCGACCAACGCCGTCATCCATCTGATCGCGATGGCCGGGCGCGCGCGGATCCCCTTGTCCGTCGACGATTTCGACGCGATCGCGCGCCGGGTCCCCGTGCTGGCGAACATCCGCCCCGGCGGTGACTGGCTGATGGAGGACTTCTACTACGCCGGCGGGCTTCCTGGCCTGCTCTCCCGGCTGACCGACCTGCTGTGCACCGATCGGGTCACCGTCACAGGCCGGACTCTCGGCGAAAACCTGGCTTCGGCGCAGGTGCACGACGACGACGTCATCCGTACGCGTGACAACCCGGTCGCCGCCGAGGGAGGGGTCGCGGTGCTTCGCGGCAATCTGGCGCCGTCGGGCGCGGTGATCAAGCACATCGCCGCCGATCCCCGGCTGCTCGTCCACACCGGACCCGCGGTGGTCTTCGACGACTACGAGGACTTGAAGAACCGTGTCAACGACCCCTCGCTCGGCATCACCGAGGATTCGGTCCTCGTCCTGCGCGGATCCGGCCCGCTCGGCGGTCCGGGGATGCCTGAATACGGGATGCTGCCGCTGCCGGATCACCTGCTGGCCAAGGGCGTCCGGGACATGGTCCGCGTCTCCGACGCCAGGATGAGCGGCACCAGTTACGGGGCGTGCGTGCTGCACGTCGCGCCGGAATCCCACGTCGGCGGACCGCTCGCGCTGGTCCGCGACGGCGATCGGATCACTTTGGACGTTCCTTCGCGACAGTTGAGCCTCGACGTCGATGATGCGGAATTGCAACGTCGCCGGGCACGGTGGAACCCGCCCGCTCCACGGTACGAACGGGGTTACGGCGCGTTGTACGCCGAACACATCACGCAGGCCGACGAGGGCTGTGACTTCGACTTTCTCGCCAGAGTGGGTGAAAATCCCGAACCTGACGCCCGGTGA
- a CDS encoding VanW family protein, whose protein sequence is MFDHDARLRRTVEGGELPQEPRWPESHAEQTDILPVVTPGFAESATPEEPAPPKRRRSYRKAAFIGGGVFGLLVVAYALDVLVSQGSVPRGVTVAGVDVGGMDRAAAEKELRGGIEPRLTRPVKVVAGDAEESLAPNNAGLRLDWPATLDQAGDQPLNPFTRIASFFSTTEVGVVTQTDDAKLTGALENLRDKVDRDPVEGTVRFEEAKPVAVEPKTGQKLDLEAAKKTILERWASGEALTLAVTQTPVKVSPEAVHAALEQIAKPAVASPMVVKGEGKDAIVKPEQIAAALTFEPVDGGVLNPKVDNNKIIEAAGPQLKSTEKEGKDAQIVFEGGKPTVQPSEDANVVDWEPSLKPVLDVLKRAAPRELPVTYKKTPAKVTTEQANQLGIKEVVSEFKTGGFAPDSGTNIRVVAQKVNGAIVKPGETFSLNGFTGPRGTAQGYVEAGVIKDGAPGREVGGGISQFATTLYNASYFAGMKDTEHKEHSYYISRYPAAREATVFQNHNGGSVIDLKFTNDTDTGVAIQTIWTPSDITIRLWGTKKYTVESIPGGRTNSSEPPTKPGPAENCKPSNGAPGFTTSDTRVIKDASTGREIRRHTRNVHYNPQPKITCGTE, encoded by the coding sequence ATGTTCGATCACGACGCCCGGCTACGCCGGACCGTGGAGGGTGGAGAGTTGCCGCAGGAACCGCGCTGGCCCGAGTCCCACGCTGAGCAGACGGACATTCTCCCGGTCGTCACGCCCGGGTTCGCGGAGTCTGCCACGCCGGAGGAGCCCGCGCCACCGAAGCGCCGCCGCAGCTACCGCAAGGCCGCCTTCATCGGCGGCGGCGTGTTCGGCCTGCTGGTCGTCGCGTACGCCCTCGACGTGCTGGTCTCCCAGGGCAGCGTCCCCCGAGGCGTCACCGTCGCCGGGGTCGACGTCGGTGGGATGGACCGCGCGGCGGCCGAGAAGGAGCTCCGCGGCGGCATCGAGCCGCGGCTGACCCGGCCGGTGAAGGTCGTCGCGGGCGACGCCGAGGAGTCGCTGGCGCCGAACAACGCGGGGCTGCGCCTCGACTGGCCCGCCACCCTCGACCAGGCCGGTGACCAGCCGCTGAACCCGTTCACCCGGATCGCGTCGTTCTTCTCGACCACCGAGGTCGGTGTCGTCACGCAGACCGACGACGCCAAGCTCACCGGCGCGCTGGAGAACCTGCGCGACAAGGTCGACCGCGACCCCGTCGAGGGCACCGTGCGCTTCGAGGAGGCCAAGCCGGTCGCCGTCGAGCCGAAGACCGGGCAGAAGCTCGACCTCGAAGCCGCCAAGAAGACCATCCTGGAGCGCTGGGCCAGTGGCGAGGCGCTGACGCTCGCCGTCACCCAGACCCCGGTCAAGGTCTCACCGGAGGCCGTCCACGCCGCTCTCGAGCAGATCGCGAAGCCCGCCGTGGCGTCGCCGATGGTCGTCAAGGGCGAGGGCAAGGACGCGATCGTCAAACCCGAGCAGATCGCGGCCGCGCTGACCTTCGAGCCCGTCGACGGCGGCGTGCTGAACCCGAAGGTGGACAACAACAAGATCATCGAGGCCGCGGGCCCGCAGCTGAAGTCCACCGAGAAGGAGGGCAAGGACGCGCAGATCGTCTTCGAAGGCGGCAAGCCGACCGTGCAGCCCTCCGAGGACGCCAACGTCGTCGACTGGGAGCCGAGCCTCAAGCCGGTGCTCGACGTGCTCAAGCGCGCCGCACCCCGCGAGCTGCCCGTGACCTACAAGAAGACCCCGGCCAAGGTGACCACCGAGCAGGCGAACCAGCTCGGCATCAAGGAGGTCGTCAGCGAGTTCAAGACCGGCGGGTTCGCGCCGGACTCGGGGACGAACATCCGGGTCGTGGCGCAGAAGGTCAACGGCGCCATCGTGAAGCCGGGCGAGACGTTCAGCCTCAACGGGTTCACCGGGCCGCGCGGCACGGCGCAGGGCTACGTCGAGGCCGGTGTCATCAAGGACGGCGCGCCCGGCCGCGAGGTCGGCGGCGGGATCTCGCAGTTCGCGACCACGCTGTACAACGCCTCGTACTTCGCCGGCATGAAGGACACCGAGCACAAAGAACACAGCTACTACATCAGCCGCTACCCCGCCGCGCGCGAGGCGACCGTGTTCCAGAACCACAACGGCGGCAGCGTGATCGACCTGAAGTTCACCAACGACACGGACACCGGTGTCGCGATCCAGACCATCTGGACGCCGTCGGACATCACGATCCGGCTGTGGGGCACCAAGAAGTACACCGTCGAGTCGATCCCCGGCGGCCGCACCAACTCGTCCGAGCCGCCGACGAAGCCCGGCCCCGCCGAGAACTGCAAGCCCAGCAACGGCGCGCCCGGCTTCACCACGTCGGACACCCGGGTCATCAAGGATGCCTCGACCGGCCGCGAGATCCGTCGTCACACCAGGAACGTGCACTACAACCCGCAGCCGAAGATCACCTGCGGCACGGAGTAA
- a CDS encoding MFS transporter, with translation MESKATFRQILAVGELRAIWFAELQSILGDQVARVALSVLVFERTGSATWPALTYALTYLPDLIGGPLLGGLADRFPRRAVMVCSDVVRALLVAVLAVPGIPLPVLAAVLVVVQLANAPFTAAQAAVLPSVLSGDSYVLGQSLMKITNQVGQLAGFALGGAVIAAIGPGRGLALDAVTFGVSAIVLRLGVRARAASGASGPATSTLRRLSAGARTIWHDRRLRALVGLAWLAGFVIVPEGLAVPYAAEIGGGAATAGLLLAAHPAGIVLGVFALGRLVRPEVRLRMVGGLALGAIVPLAAFWFRPSLPYAAGLLILSGMCAAYQVTASTTFMRLVPDTERGQAFGLAGSGLIAVQGIGLIAGGLLVGVLGSPATTVSVIALAGLVVAVPATRAWRHVAPLHPL, from the coding sequence GTGGAGTCCAAGGCGACCTTCCGGCAGATCCTCGCGGTCGGCGAACTGCGGGCGATCTGGTTCGCGGAACTCCAGTCGATCCTCGGTGACCAGGTGGCCAGGGTCGCCCTGTCGGTGCTGGTGTTCGAGCGGACCGGTTCGGCGACCTGGCCCGCGCTGACCTACGCGCTCACCTATCTGCCCGATCTGATCGGCGGGCCGCTGCTCGGCGGTCTGGCCGACCGGTTCCCGCGCCGCGCGGTGATGGTCTGCTCCGACGTCGTCCGCGCGCTCCTGGTCGCGGTGCTCGCCGTCCCCGGCATCCCGTTGCCCGTGCTCGCCGCCGTGCTCGTGGTGGTGCAACTGGCCAACGCGCCGTTCACCGCCGCGCAGGCCGCGGTCCTGCCGTCGGTGCTCAGCGGGGATTCCTACGTCCTCGGCCAGTCCCTCATGAAGATCACCAACCAGGTCGGCCAGCTCGCCGGATTCGCCTTGGGCGGCGCGGTGATCGCCGCGATCGGGCCGGGCCGCGGGCTGGCACTGGACGCGGTGACGTTCGGTGTCTCGGCGATCGTCCTGCGGCTGGGCGTCCGCGCCCGGGCGGCTTCGGGAGCGAGCGGACCGGCGACGTCGACCCTGCGGCGGCTTTCGGCCGGTGCCAGGACGATCTGGCACGATCGACGGCTGCGCGCGCTGGTCGGGCTGGCGTGGCTGGCAGGGTTCGTGATCGTGCCGGAAGGGCTCGCCGTGCCCTACGCCGCGGAGATCGGCGGCGGCGCGGCGACGGCGGGACTGCTGCTCGCGGCGCATCCCGCGGGGATCGTGCTCGGGGTGTTCGCCTTGGGCCGTCTGGTGCGGCCCGAAGTCCGGTTGCGCATGGTCGGCGGGCTGGCGCTCGGCGCGATCGTGCCGCTCGCGGCGTTCTGGTTCCGGCCTTCGCTCCCCTACGCCGCCGGACTGCTCATACTGTCCGGGATGTGCGCGGCCTACCAGGTCACCGCGAGCACCACGTTCATGCGGCTGGTCCCCGACACCGAACGAGGCCAGGCGTTCGGCCTCGCCGGGTCGGGACTCATCGCCGTGCAGGGAATCGGGCTGATCGCCGGCGGCCTGCTCGTCGGCGTGCTCGGTTCACCCGCGACGACGGTCTCGGTCATCGCACTCGCCGGTCTCGTAGTGGCTGTTCCGGCCACCCGGGCTTGGCGCCACGTGGCCCCGCTTCACCCCCTTTGA
- a CDS encoding GGDEF domain-containing protein: MALTNWALWRLPNRGLIGFVLLVDVAAIAGSAWSFLRIPFTRGDALPFAILIVSAVAYTELSRPVERVRERFAGTPHISLDSVWTFAAVLLVHPALAALVIAVSFFYRWFRGQPNPLFRRMFSTSATVLSGFAAAAFLSRYAAPFDMLPRDVSAFGSIVAAGGVFLLVNTVLMTIAVYYGTPHERLRDALAKPFEYALEAATIALGVIVAWALRDWPVVLLLVVGITLVLHRGVLLRQLKRQARSDAKTGLLNAKAWREAAADELDRARRAGRHTSLLMVDVDRFKLINDRHGHLVGDRYLAAIAETLRTEVRGTDLVGRFGGEEFVVLLPGTPAVHAHAIAERIRSSVASRAGDLPEHVTVSIGLADRPGVTDLDAVLAVADRALYEAKNTGRNRTSGYQVTG; the protein is encoded by the coding sequence GTGGCGCTAACGAATTGGGCGCTGTGGCGGCTACCCAACCGCGGCTTGATCGGCTTCGTCCTCCTGGTGGACGTCGCGGCGATCGCCGGATCCGCCTGGTCTTTTCTCCGGATCCCGTTCACTCGGGGCGACGCACTCCCCTTCGCGATCCTGATCGTCAGTGCCGTGGCGTACACGGAGTTGTCGCGTCCGGTCGAGCGGGTGCGGGAACGGTTCGCGGGCACGCCGCACATCTCGCTCGACAGCGTGTGGACGTTCGCGGCCGTGCTGCTGGTGCACCCGGCGCTCGCCGCGCTGGTCATCGCCGTGTCGTTCTTCTACCGCTGGTTCCGCGGGCAGCCGAACCCGTTGTTCCGGCGGATGTTCTCCACCTCGGCGACCGTGCTCTCGGGGTTCGCGGCCGCCGCCTTCCTCTCCCGGTACGCGGCCCCGTTCGACATGCTCCCCCGCGACGTCTCCGCGTTCGGGTCGATCGTCGCGGCGGGCGGGGTCTTCCTGCTGGTCAACACCGTGCTCATGACCATCGCGGTGTACTACGGCACACCGCACGAGCGGCTGCGCGACGCGCTGGCGAAGCCGTTCGAATACGCGCTCGAAGCGGCGACGATCGCGCTCGGCGTCATCGTCGCGTGGGCTTTGCGGGACTGGCCGGTGGTGCTGCTGCTGGTCGTCGGGATCACGCTGGTGCTGCACCGCGGCGTCCTGCTGCGGCAACTGAAACGGCAGGCGCGCAGCGACGCCAAGACCGGACTGCTCAACGCCAAGGCGTGGCGCGAAGCGGCGGCCGACGAACTCGACCGCGCGCGGCGCGCGGGGCGGCACACCAGCCTGCTGATGGTCGACGTCGACCGGTTCAAACTGATCAACGACCGGCACGGGCATCTGGTCGGCGACCGGTATCTGGCGGCGATCGCGGAAACGCTGCGCACCGAGGTGCGCGGCACGGATCTGGTCGGGCGGTTCGGCGGTGAGGAGTTCGTCGTCCTGCTGCCCGGCACCCCCGCCGTCCACGCCCACGCGATCGCGGAACGGATCCGGTCGAGCGTGGCTTCGCGTGCCGGTGACCTGCCCGAGCACGTCACCGTGTCGATCGGCCTCGCCGACCGGCCGGGCGTGACCGACCTCGACGCGGTGCTCGCCGTCGCGGACCGGGCACTCTATGAGGCGAAGAACACCGGGCGGAACCGGACGTCGGGCTACCAGGTGACCGGCTGA
- a CDS encoding TrpB-like pyridoxal phosphate-dependent enzyme — MAERTKYILDEADMPTRWYNVVPDLPEPPPPPLHPGTREPVGPDDLAPLFPQALIAQEVSTERYIDIPEEVLDVYRLWRPSPLFRARRLEKALGTPARIYYKYEGVSPVGSHKPNTAVPQAFYNAAEGVTRLTTETGAGQWGSALAFACATFGLECEVWQVRASFDQKPYRKLMMETFGATVHPSPSELTESGRAILAADPDSTGSLGIAISEAVEQAARAENTRYALGSVLNHVLLHQTIIGEEALKQFELAGDTPDVLVGCTGGGSNFGGLAFPFLREKLAGRMDPVIRAVEPAACPTLTRGKYAYDFGDTAGLTPLLKMHTLGHDFIPDPIHAGGLRYHGMSPLISHIYELGLIDAVAIGQEDCFAAGVRFARAEGIIPAPEPTHALAACIQEALRCKETGDEKVILTALCGHAHLDLPAYGAYLAGDISDHALSDEVLEKSLTGLP; from the coding sequence ATGGCGGAGCGGACGAAATACATCCTCGACGAAGCGGACATGCCGACCAGGTGGTACAACGTCGTCCCGGATCTGCCGGAGCCGCCACCGCCGCCGTTGCATCCGGGCACCCGTGAACCGGTCGGCCCGGACGATCTCGCGCCCCTGTTCCCGCAGGCGCTCATCGCCCAGGAAGTCAGCACCGAACGATACATCGACATCCCGGAAGAGGTCCTCGACGTCTACCGGCTCTGGCGGCCGTCGCCGCTGTTCCGCGCGAGGCGGCTGGAGAAGGCGCTCGGCACTCCCGCTCGCATCTACTACAAGTACGAGGGTGTCAGCCCGGTCGGCTCGCACAAACCCAACACCGCGGTCCCACAGGCGTTCTACAACGCGGCGGAGGGTGTCACGAGGCTGACCACGGAAACCGGCGCCGGACAGTGGGGGAGCGCGCTCGCGTTCGCGTGCGCCACTTTCGGGCTCGAGTGTGAGGTGTGGCAAGTCCGCGCCTCGTTCGACCAGAAGCCGTATCGCAAGCTGATGATGGAGACCTTCGGCGCGACGGTGCATCCGAGCCCGTCCGAGTTGACCGAATCCGGTCGTGCGATCCTGGCCGCGGACCCGGACTCGACCGGGAGCCTCGGCATCGCGATCAGCGAGGCGGTCGAGCAGGCGGCGCGGGCGGAGAACACGCGTTACGCGCTCGGCAGCGTGCTCAACCACGTGCTGCTGCACCAGACGATCATCGGCGAAGAGGCGCTCAAGCAGTTCGAACTGGCCGGGGACACCCCGGACGTCCTCGTCGGCTGCACCGGCGGCGGATCCAACTTCGGCGGGCTCGCCTTCCCGTTCCTGCGCGAAAAACTCGCCGGGCGGATGGACCCGGTGATCCGCGCGGTCGAACCGGCCGCCTGCCCGACCCTCACCCGCGGGAAGTACGCGTACGACTTCGGGGACACCGCCGGGTTGACGCCGTTGCTGAAGATGCACACGCTCGGTCACGACTTCATCCCCGACCCGATCCACGCCGGCGGCCTGCGCTACCACGGGATGTCGCCGCTGATCTCGCATATCTACGAACTCGGGCTGATCGACGCGGTCGCCATCGGGCAGGAGGACTGCTTCGCGGCAGGCGTGCGGTTCGCCCGCGCGGAGGGCATCATCCCCGCGCCCGAGCCGACTCACGCGCTCGCCGCGTGCATCCAGGAAGCTTTGCGGTGCAAGGAAACCGGGGATGAGAAGGTGATTCTGACCGCGCTGTGCGGGCACGCGCACCTCGACCTCCCGGCGTATGGCGCGTATCTGGCGGGCGACATCTCCGACCACGCGCTGTCCGACGAGGTCCTCGAGAAGTCCCTCACCGGCCTCCCCTGA